In one window of Hyla sarda isolate aHylSar1 chromosome 1, aHylSar1.hap1, whole genome shotgun sequence DNA:
- the LOC130316179 gene encoding uncharacterized protein LOC130316179 — MTPIFLEPPPPVPPNIFRASSTSALVSLDSPPPVPPVSYKPLPPVPPPVPPVSCEPPPPVPPVSYEPPPPVPPVSYEQPPPVHPVSIEPPPPVPLYLPSPLHQCPNIFRAPSTSAPSIFRAPSTSAPVSFEPPPPVHPVSLEPPPPVSPVSFEPPPPVPPVSFEPLNQCPQYLSSHSTSSSSIFLAPSTSAPSIFRAPCTSAPSILQAPSTSASSILRAHSTSAPSILRAPSTSAPVSYEPPPPVPPVSYEPPPPVPLVSYESPPPKPPVSYEPPPPVPPVSYEPPPPVPPVSYEPSPLVPPLSFEFSSPSILQASSTSAFSMF, encoded by the coding sequence ATGACCCCAATATTTTTGGAGCCCCCTCCACCAGTGCCCCCCAATATCTTTAGAGCCTCCTCCACCAGTGCCCTAGTATCTTTAGATTCCCCTCCACCAGTGCCCCCAGTATCTTACAAGCCTCTTCCACCAGTGCCCCCACCAGTGCCGCCAGTATCTTGCGAGCCCCCTCCACCAGTGCCCCCAGTATCTTACGAGCCCCCTCCACCAGTGCCCCCAGTATCTTACGAGCAACCTCCACCAGTGCACCCAGTATCTATAGAGCCCCCTCCACCAGTGCCCCTGTATCTTCCAAGCCCCCTCCACCAGTGCCCCAATATCTTTCGAGCCCCCTCCACCAGTGCCCCCAGTATCTTTCGAGCCCCCTCCACCAGTGCCCCAGTATCTTTCGAGCCCCCTCCACCAGTGCACCCAGTATCTTTAGAGCCCCCTCCACCAGTGTCCCCAGTATCTTTTGAGCCCCCTCCACCAGTGCCCCCAGTATCTTTCGAGCCCCTCAACCAGTGCCCCCAGTATCTTTCAAGCCACTCCACCAGTTCCTCCAGTATCTTTCTAGCCCCCTCCACCAGTGCCCCTAGTATCTTTCGAGCCCCCTGCACCagtgcccccagtatattacaagcCCCTTCCACCAGTGCCTCCAGTATCTTACGAGCCCACTCCACCAGTGCTCCCAGTATCTTACGAGCCCCCTCCACCAGTGCCCCAGTATCTTATGAGCCCCCTCCACCAGTGCCCCCAGTATCTTATGAGCCCCCTCCACCAGTGCCCCTAGTATCTTACGAGTCCCCTCCACCAAAGCCCCCAGTATCTTATGAGCCCCCTCCACCAGTGCCCCCAGTATCTTACGAGCCCCCTCCACCAGTGCCCCCAGTATCTTACGAGCCCTCTCCACTAGTACCACCATTATCTTTCGAGTTCTCCTCCCCCAGTATCTTACAAGCCTCCTCCACCAGTGCCTTCAGTATGTTTTGA